In one window of Janthinobacterium sp. 1_2014MBL_MicDiv DNA:
- a CDS encoding AMP-binding protein — protein MNSDLSDSPASPHDDFARTHLPPRALWPQLCFDLPELQYPARLNCVAVLLDDAVAGGGGERIAIHAEGQRWSYAQLARQVDRIAHVLRGDLRLMPGNRVLLRGANTPMMAACLLAVLKAGCIAVPTMPLLRARELSTIVAKAEVNAVLCAQGLRAELDGLPGLPPMLCFGADDAELERRMAAHDAPFAAHDTAADEVCLISFTSGTTGVPKGTMHMQRDLLAICDCFPRSMLQVRADDIFIGTPPLAFTFGLGGLLLFPLRFGAATVLLEKLTPEALLRAIGAYQATICFTAPTFYRQMAPLAAGHDVRSLRLSVSAGEALPLATRDAWQAATGLAMTDGIGATEMLHIFISATGDGIRRGAIGKAIPGYQACIVDDAGVPQPPGVTGRLAVKGPTGCRYLADPRQREYVLHGWNLTGDTFEMDGDGYFYYRSRSDDMIVSAGYNIAGPEVEEALLRHPAVAECGVVGRADAERGQIVEAHVVLKDGFPAGDALAAELQDFVRQQIAPYKYPRAIRFLSALPRTETGKLQRFKLRTDTP, from the coding sequence ATGAACAGCGATCTTTCGGATTCCCCCGCGTCACCCCATGACGACTTCGCGCGCACGCACCTGCCGCCGCGCGCACTCTGGCCGCAGCTGTGCTTTGACTTGCCCGAGCTGCAGTATCCGGCGCGCCTGAACTGCGTCGCCGTGCTGCTCGATGACGCCGTCGCCGGCGGTGGTGGCGAGCGCATCGCCATCCATGCCGAAGGACAGCGCTGGAGCTACGCGCAGCTGGCGCGCCAGGTCGACCGCATCGCCCACGTGCTGCGCGGCGACCTGCGCCTGATGCCGGGCAACCGCGTGCTGCTGCGCGGCGCGAATACGCCGATGATGGCCGCCTGCCTGCTGGCCGTGCTGAAGGCTGGCTGCATCGCCGTGCCCACCATGCCGCTGCTGCGCGCGCGCGAACTGTCGACCATCGTGGCCAAGGCCGAAGTGAACGCCGTGCTGTGCGCGCAAGGCTTGCGCGCCGAACTCGATGGCTTGCCCGGCTTGCCGCCCATGCTGTGCTTTGGCGCCGACGACGCTGAACTGGAGCGGCGCATGGCGGCCCATGATGCGCCATTCGCCGCGCACGATACGGCGGCCGACGAGGTCTGCCTGATCAGTTTTACCTCGGGCACGACGGGCGTTCCCAAGGGCACGATGCACATGCAGCGCGACTTGCTGGCCATCTGCGACTGCTTTCCCCGTTCCATGCTGCAGGTGCGCGCCGACGACATCTTCATCGGCACGCCGCCGCTGGCGTTCACCTTCGGTCTCGGCGGCCTGCTGCTGTTCCCCCTGCGCTTTGGCGCGGCCACCGTGCTGCTGGAAAAGCTCACGCCCGAGGCCCTGCTGCGCGCCATCGGCGCCTATCAGGCCACCATCTGCTTCACGGCGCCCACCTTTTACCGCCAGATGGCGCCCCTGGCGGCCGGCCACGACGTGCGCAGCCTGCGCCTGTCGGTGTCGGCCGGCGAAGCGCTGCCGCTGGCCACGCGCGACGCCTGGCAGGCGGCGACCGGACTGGCCATGACGGATGGCATCGGCGCCACCGAAATGCTGCACATCTTCATTTCCGCCACGGGCGACGGTATCCGCCGCGGCGCCATCGGCAAGGCCATCCCGGGCTACCAGGCCTGTATCGTCGACGACGCCGGCGTGCCGCAGCCGCCCGGCGTGACGGGCCGGCTGGCCGTGAAGGGGCCGACCGGATGCCGCTACCTGGCCGATCCGCGCCAGCGCGAGTACGTGCTCCATGGCTGGAACCTGACGGGCGACACCTTCGAGATGGACGGCGATGGCTATTTCTATTACCGCTCGCGCAGCGACGACATGATCGTCTCGGCCGGCTACAACATCGCCGGCCCGGAAGTGGAAGAGGCGCTGCTGCGCCATCCGGCCGTGGCCGAATGCGGCGTGGTCGGCCGCGCCGATGCCGAGCGCGGCCAGATCGTCGAGGCGCACGTGGTGCTGAAGGATGGTTTTCCTGCCGGCGACGCGCTGGCGGCCGAACTGCAGGACTTCGTGCGCCAGCAGATCGCCCCCTACAAGTATCCGCGCGCCATCCGCTTCCTTTCCGCCTTGCCGCGCACGGAAACGGGCAAGCTGCAGCGTTTCAAACTTCGCACGGACACCCCATGA
- a CDS encoding response regulator — MKVLVVDDDVVSRMVLMHLIDSCGVHDIVEAEDGAAAWEQLEGGLRPALCFCDLRMPRLSGMELLQKIRSDSALDAMPLVLVSSANDHDTVRDAVQAGAAGYIVKPFQPEQVRQHIDACFDMPLLPAEAPQETARRLGIDDERLLAYLTGFQEQVGAAGGQVDGLLARGEPAQARQLLERLHLGCRTLGLQGAAADMAALLQAAVLDGDQLPTVLAALARSVAQQARLLRQQDGD; from the coding sequence ATGAAAGTACTGGTGGTGGATGATGATGTCGTTTCGCGCATGGTGCTGATGCACCTGATCGACAGCTGCGGCGTGCACGATATCGTGGAAGCCGAGGATGGCGCGGCCGCGTGGGAGCAGCTCGAAGGCGGGCTGCGGCCGGCGCTGTGCTTTTGCGACTTGCGCATGCCGCGCCTGTCGGGCATGGAACTGCTGCAGAAAATCCGCTCCGACAGTGCGCTCGACGCCATGCCGCTGGTGCTGGTCTCGTCCGCCAATGACCACGACACCGTGCGCGACGCCGTGCAGGCCGGCGCCGCCGGCTATATCGTCAAGCCATTCCAGCCGGAGCAGGTGCGCCAGCATATCGACGCCTGCTTCGACATGCCGCTCTTGCCGGCCGAGGCGCCGCAGGAGACGGCACGGCGTCTGGGCATCGATGACGAACGCCTGCTGGCGTATCTGACGGGATTCCAGGAACAGGTGGGCGCCGCCGGCGGGCAGGTCGATGGCTTGCTGGCGCGCGGCGAACCGGCCCAGGCGCGCCAGCTGCTCGAACGGCTGCACCTGGGCTGCCGCACCCTCGGCTTGCAGGGGGCGGCGGCCGACATGGCGGCCTTGCTGCAGGCGGCGGTGCTCGATGGCGACCAGCTGCCCACGGTGCTGGCCGCCCTGGCGCGCAGCGTGGCGCAACAGGCGCGCCTGCTGCGCCAGCAGGACGGCGACTGA
- a CDS encoding hybrid sensor histidine kinase/response regulator — MSGWAGAAPARTLRFDQLSVEHGLAQESVLAIAQDRQGYMWFGSQSGLSRFDGYRVVVYKNIEGDSTSLADNWVGVLHVDSQGQLWVGTDNGLDRFDSASQTFIHYLPKEKSKRGNGNRHIHAILDDGARGFWIATSDGLQHFDHATGAFRSWHHEEDNPHSLGDNEIKTLALDAQKRLWIGTVTGLDMLAPGSERFEHFAVDTTPGSKYNVIQSLLIDRQQNLWIGTMAGAERWRLGAAGQAPQSRVRLGEKNGFSAIRVASLYQDIDATVWVGSNADGLFRWLPESDTFLQYRHQTGDKFSVADNQLSSLYRDRAGTFWVGSWYNGVSRVDLGSGGFSRMVRAPGDVGALADKKVRALADASGGKLWLATSSGLKLYDTRDGTAQLFDIRATPGMARDEQVSSLYLAPDGVLWVGGRTGLHRFDPLTRRFSTTRFAVGDPNSDTIRNIAGERSGKLWVSSRGGVHLFDPVSKQFTTYRHDPADPNSLSDNMVRPVLEDSKGQLWIGTFHGIDLFDRATGHFRHFRHDPQNPHSLSHDEVHFLHEDKRGVLWVGTANGLNRMDVDAKGEIRFRRFLRKDGMADDAVASILGDDNEQLWLSTNSGITRLDMRSGLFRNYDSADGTVEGSYFDGAALRAADGTMYFGGFNGMTAFSPRDIHDNRVPPLVAITELQIFNKPVAIGRGEFARVLATAIDHTRTLSLTSRESVFSLEFAALHFAAPQRNVFAYRLEGFDQDWVMTNAGRRFATYTNLDPGNYVFRVKAANKDGVWNESGATLAITILPPFWKTWWFRTLMALLLLGAVYGAYRQRMRTVRRQQNELEKQVSERTAEVYQKNAELQSKEIEVLAQSDKLAQVNSSLKKNEESLRQAKRKAEDATRQKSEFLANMSHEMRTPLAGVIGMLGFALRDEQLHDATREQILRGQANAQSLLVIINDLLDFSKIEAGKLSIENIDFALGAAIENVVSLFEEQAAARSIGFSIDFAPDLPPFVVGDPTRLRQVLVNLVGNAFKFTQRGGVSVYVERAGVAGMRGGRQVNLIRFTVSDSGIGIDAEAMARLFQKFEQADASTTRRYGGTGLGLAICRQLVELMQGEIEVASTPGQGSIFTFTLPLADGVAPPLVPQVALAPHSHQLRVLCAEDFPTNQIIIRVMLEELGHRVDVVANGVLAVAACVHTRYDLVLMDGRMPEMDGATATRLIRVGGWPEQPVRDQELMIVALTANASEEDRSRYLGVGMDDFLSKPVDEAALHALLARAIERQLQRGFMLPRMPGAAPRGVQRGQAELDALFGVAPAAGTALPAQASRGGELQRRIRTAFVADLEGRLHELDVALAARDKEGAGRLLHGLKGSAAYLDETALHMLCTELEEAADGGRWQQVALHLPRLHALLTQIAVLDREM, encoded by the coding sequence TTGAGTGGCTGGGCCGGGGCGGCGCCCGCGCGCACCTTGCGTTTCGACCAGCTCAGCGTCGAACATGGCCTGGCGCAGGAATCCGTGCTGGCCATCGCCCAGGACCGGCAAGGCTATATGTGGTTCGGCAGCCAGTCCGGCCTGAGCCGCTTTGACGGCTACCGCGTCGTCGTCTACAAGAATATCGAGGGTGACAGCACCAGCCTGGCCGACAACTGGGTCGGCGTGCTGCACGTCGATAGCCAGGGCCAGCTATGGGTGGGCACGGACAATGGCCTCGACCGTTTCGATTCGGCCAGCCAGACCTTCATCCACTACCTGCCCAAGGAAAAAAGCAAGCGCGGCAACGGCAACCGGCATATCCACGCCATCCTCGACGATGGCGCGCGCGGCTTCTGGATCGCCACCTCGGACGGCTTGCAGCATTTCGACCATGCCACGGGCGCCTTCCGCAGCTGGCACCATGAAGAGGACAACCCGCACAGCCTGGGCGACAACGAGATCAAGACGCTGGCGCTGGACGCGCAAAAGCGCCTGTGGATAGGCACCGTCACGGGGCTGGACATGCTGGCGCCGGGCAGCGAGCGCTTCGAACACTTTGCCGTCGACACGACGCCCGGCTCGAAGTACAACGTCATCCAGTCGCTGCTGATCGACCGCCAGCAAAACCTGTGGATCGGCACCATGGCCGGCGCCGAACGCTGGCGCCTGGGGGCGGCCGGCCAGGCGCCGCAGTCGCGCGTGCGCCTCGGCGAGAAAAATGGCTTTTCCGCCATCCGCGTCGCCAGCCTGTACCAGGATATCGACGCCACGGTCTGGGTCGGCAGCAATGCCGATGGCCTGTTCCGCTGGCTGCCCGAGAGCGACACCTTCCTGCAGTACCGCCACCAGACGGGCGACAAGTTCAGCGTCGCCGACAACCAGCTGTCGTCGCTGTACCGCGACCGCGCCGGCACCTTCTGGGTCGGTTCCTGGTACAACGGCGTGAGCCGGGTCGACCTGGGCAGCGGCGGCTTTTCGCGCATGGTGCGCGCGCCCGGCGACGTGGGCGCGCTGGCCGACAAGAAAGTGCGGGCCCTGGCCGATGCGAGCGGCGGCAAGCTGTGGCTGGCCACCAGCAGCGGCTTGAAGCTGTACGACACGCGCGATGGCACGGCGCAGCTGTTCGACATCCGCGCCACGCCCGGCATGGCGCGCGACGAGCAGGTCTCGTCGCTGTACCTGGCGCCCGACGGCGTGCTGTGGGTGGGCGGGCGCACGGGCTTGCACCGCTTCGACCCGCTTACGCGGCGCTTTTCCACCACGCGCTTTGCCGTCGGCGATCCGAACAGCGACACGATCCGCAATATCGCGGGAGAGCGCAGCGGCAAGCTGTGGGTGTCGTCGCGCGGCGGCGTGCACCTGTTCGACCCCGTCAGCAAGCAATTCACCACCTACCGCCACGATCCCGCCGACCCGAACAGCCTGTCCGACAACATGGTGCGCCCGGTGCTGGAAGACAGCAAGGGCCAGCTGTGGATAGGCACCTTCCATGGCATCGACCTGTTCGACCGCGCCACCGGCCATTTCCGCCACTTCCGCCACGACCCGCAAAACCCGCACAGCCTCAGTCACGATGAAGTGCATTTCCTGCACGAGGACAAGCGCGGCGTGCTGTGGGTGGGCACGGCCAATGGCCTGAACCGCATGGACGTCGATGCGAAGGGCGAGATCCGCTTCCGCCGCTTCCTGCGCAAGGACGGCATGGCCGACGATGCCGTCGCCAGCATCCTGGGCGACGACAACGAGCAGCTGTGGCTCAGCACCAACAGCGGCATCACCCGGCTCGACATGCGCAGCGGCTTGTTCCGCAACTACGACAGCGCCGACGGCACGGTGGAAGGCTCGTACTTCGACGGCGCGGCGCTGCGCGCGGCCGACGGCACCATGTATTTCGGCGGCTTCAATGGCATGACGGCCTTCTCGCCGCGCGACATCCATGACAACCGCGTGCCGCCGCTGGTGGCCATCACCGAGCTGCAGATCTTCAACAAGCCGGTGGCCATCGGCCGCGGCGAATTCGCGCGGGTGCTCGCCACGGCCATCGACCATACGCGCACCCTGAGCCTGACCAGCCGCGAGAGCGTGTTTTCCCTCGAATTCGCGGCGCTGCATTTCGCCGCGCCGCAGCGCAATGTGTTCGCCTACCGGCTCGAAGGTTTCGACCAGGACTGGGTCATGACGAATGCGGGCCGGCGCTTCGCCACCTACACCAACCTCGATCCCGGCAATTATGTCTTCCGCGTCAAGGCGGCCAACAAGGACGGCGTGTGGAACGAGAGCGGCGCCACCCTGGCCATCACGATCCTGCCGCCATTCTGGAAAACCTGGTGGTTCCGCACCCTGATGGCGCTGTTGCTGCTGGGCGCCGTGTATGGCGCCTACCGCCAGCGCATGCGCACGGTGCGGCGCCAGCAGAACGAACTGGAAAAGCAGGTCAGCGAGCGCACGGCCGAGGTGTACCAGAAGAACGCCGAGCTGCAGAGCAAGGAAATCGAGGTGCTGGCGCAGTCGGACAAGCTGGCGCAGGTCAACAGCAGCCTGAAGAAAAACGAGGAAAGCCTGCGCCAGGCCAAGCGCAAGGCCGAGGATGCGACGCGCCAGAAATCGGAATTCCTCGCCAATATGAGCCACGAGATGCGCACGCCGCTGGCCGGCGTGATCGGCATGCTGGGCTTTGCCCTGCGCGATGAGCAGTTGCACGATGCGACGCGCGAGCAGATCCTGCGCGGCCAGGCCAATGCGCAGTCGCTGCTGGTGATCATCAACGACCTGCTCGACTTTTCCAAGATCGAGGCGGGCAAGCTGAGTATCGAAAACATCGATTTCGCGCTCGGCGCGGCGATCGAGAACGTGGTCAGCCTGTTCGAGGAACAGGCGGCCGCGCGCAGCATCGGCTTTTCCATCGACTTCGCGCCCGACTTGCCGCCATTCGTGGTGGGCGACCCGACGCGCCTGCGCCAGGTGCTCGTCAACCTGGTCGGCAATGCCTTCAAATTTACCCAGCGCGGCGGCGTCAGCGTGTACGTCGAGCGGGCCGGGGTGGCCGGCATGCGTGGCGGGCGCCAGGTCAACCTGATTCGCTTCACCGTCAGCGACAGCGGCATCGGCATCGACGCCGAAGCGATGGCGCGCCTGTTCCAGAAGTTCGAGCAGGCCGATGCCAGCACCACGCGGCGCTATGGCGGCACGGGCCTGGGCCTGGCGATCTGCCGCCAGCTGGTCGAGCTGATGCAAGGCGAGATCGAGGTGGCCAGCACGCCGGGGCAGGGCAGCATCTTCACGTTTACGCTGCCGCTGGCCGATGGCGTGGCGCCGCCGCTGGTGCCGCAGGTGGCGCTGGCGCCGCACAGCCACCAGCTGCGCGTGCTGTGCGCGGAAGACTTCCCGACCAACCAGATCATCATCCGAGTCATGCTCGAGGAGCTGGGACACCGGGTCGACGTGGTGGCCAATGGCGTGCTGGCGGTGGCCGCCTGCGTGCATACGCGCTATGACCTGGTGCTGATGGACGGGCGCATGCCGGAGATGGATGGCGCCACGGCGACGCGCTTGATCCGCGTCGGCGGCTGGCCCGAGCAGCCGGTGCGCGACCAGGAATTGATGATCGTGGCCCTGACGGCGAATGCCAGCGAGGAGGACCGCAGCCGCTACCTGGGCGTGGGCATGGACGATTTCCTCAGCAAGCCAGTCGACGAGGCGGCGCTGCATGCCTTGCTGGCGCGCGCCATCGAGCGCCAGCTGCAGCGCGGTTTCATGCTGCCGCGCATGCCGGGCGCCGCGCCGCGCGGCGTACAGCGCGGCCAGGCCGAACTCGATGCGCTGTTCGGCGTCGCACCGGCCGCCGGCACGGCGCTGCCGGCCCAGGCCAGCCGCGGCGGCGAGCTGCAGCGCCGCATCCGCACCGCCTTTGTCGCCGACCTGGAAGGGCGGTTGCACGAACTCGACGTGGCCCTGGCCGCGCGCGACAAGGAGGGCGCGGGGCGCCTGCTGCACGGCTTGAAGGGCAGCGCCGCGTATCTCGATGAAACGGCGCTGCACATGCTGTGCACGGAACTGGAGGAGGCGGCCGACGGCGGCCGCTGGCAACAGGTGGCCCTGCATTTGCCGCGCCTGCACGCACTGCTGACGCAAATCGCCGTTTTGGACAGGGAAATGTAA
- a CDS encoding patatin-like phospholipase family protein, which produces MGMQNKTGLILTGGGARAAYQVGVLQAISAILWEAGWAPARNPFDIICGTSAGAINATALACRADNFGEGVQKLLDVWQHIEVEQVYRADSLGVIRSGARWLSLLSFGWLLRQWHASPPNSLLDNTPLVSLLHRMLDLPRLDAALADGLLHALAVTASSYSGSRHMTFYQTAAEIAPWVRTQRLALPDQIGVEHLLASAAIPFIFPAVPLYVGGQREYCGDGSMRQLAPISPAIHLGANKVLVVGAGRMTEPAPGAAESARYPSLAQIAGHALSSIFLDGLAVDIERLNRINLTLSMLPPELLGKTALRPVELLVIAPSERLDAIASRHIGSLPRPIRTMLSGIGAAEARGAALASYLLFESTYTNELIRLGQRDTQARKDDVLAFFGS; this is translated from the coding sequence ATGGGAATGCAAAATAAAACAGGCTTGATACTGACGGGAGGGGGCGCCCGTGCCGCCTACCAGGTGGGGGTGCTGCAGGCGATCTCGGCGATTCTTTGGGAAGCGGGCTGGGCACCGGCGCGCAATCCCTTCGACATCATCTGCGGTACCTCGGCCGGCGCCATCAACGCCACGGCGCTGGCGTGCCGGGCCGACAATTTCGGCGAAGGCGTGCAAAAGCTGCTCGACGTGTGGCAGCATATCGAGGTCGAGCAAGTCTACCGCGCCGATTCGCTGGGCGTGATCCGCTCGGGCGCGCGCTGGCTGTCGCTGCTGTCGTTCGGCTGGCTGTTGCGCCAGTGGCACGCGTCGCCGCCCAATTCCCTGCTCGACAATACGCCCCTGGTGAGCCTGCTGCACCGCATGCTGGACTTGCCGCGCCTGGACGCGGCGCTGGCCGACGGCCTGCTGCATGCGCTGGCCGTGACGGCGTCGTCGTATTCGGGCAGCCGGCACATGACGTTTTACCAGACGGCCGCCGAGATCGCGCCGTGGGTGCGCACGCAGCGCCTGGCCCTGCCGGACCAGATCGGCGTCGAGCATCTGCTCGCTTCGGCCGCGATTCCCTTCATCTTCCCCGCCGTGCCCCTGTACGTGGGCGGCCAGCGCGAATACTGCGGCGACGGTTCGATGCGCCAACTGGCGCCGATTTCGCCGGCCATCCACCTGGGCGCGAACAAGGTGCTGGTGGTGGGTGCCGGGCGCATGACGGAACCGGCGCCCGGCGCGGCCGAATCGGCGCGCTACCCGAGCCTGGCGCAGATCGCCGGCCATGCGCTGTCGTCGATCTTCCTCGACGGCCTGGCCGTGGATATCGAACGCCTGAACCGCATCAACCTGACCCTGTCGATGCTGCCGCCCGAATTGCTGGGCAAGACGGCGCTGCGGCCCGTGGAGTTGCTGGTCATCGCGCCATCCGAGCGGCTTGACGCCATCGCCAGCCGGCATATCGGCAGTCTGCCGCGGCCGATACGCACCATGTTGTCGGGAATCGGCGCGGCCGAAGCCCGCGGCGCGGCGCTGGCTTCGTATTTATTGTTCGAATCGACGTATACTAACGAGCTGATCCGTCTTGGACAGCGCGATACGCAAGCCCGCAAGGATGATGTCCTGGCGTTCTTTGGTTCCTGA
- the ggt gene encoding gamma-glutamyltransferase, protein MITLKPLALRLTLLGALAAVPATFAFAEVPQKAPEIATAYAEKSGWTAQKFMVAAANPLAADAGYQMLKQGGSAIDAAIATQLVLTLVEPQSSGIGGGAFLLYSSAKGVQAFDGRETAPAAADEHLFQNADGSPVSRATGVVGGRSVGAPGVLRMLELAHKEHGKLPWATLFGPAIKLAQGGFPVSQRLNGLLSWDQALKRDPVAAAYFYDKQGQPWSVGHVLKNPQLARTLRDIARGGADAFYQGRIARDIAAKVASHPTNPGKLTAQDIAGYRAKVRVPVCSDYKAWTVCGMPPPSSGGIAIAQMLGMLEVKDIRPYPPVDGVLDAQAIHLFSEAGRLAYADRNRYVADTDFVPLPGNGIASMLDKSYLAQRAALIGEKSMGRALPGTPPGMQVAWGMDNALQRPSTSHLVAVDKFGGGLSMTTSVEDAFGSRQMVDGFLLNNQLTDFSFDSRDADGPIANRVEPGKRPRSAMSPTLVFEKGTQKLVLATGSPGGSSIINYVAKVLVGTMDWGLNVQQAISLPNFGSRNGPTELEKGRAPAAQVEALQAMGHEVRVIEQNSGLQGIMRLHAHGKDFWFGGADPRREGMVRGD, encoded by the coding sequence ATGATCACATTGAAGCCGCTGGCGTTGCGCCTGACCTTGCTGGGGGCCCTGGCCGCCGTTCCCGCCACCTTCGCCTTTGCCGAAGTGCCGCAGAAGGCGCCGGAAATCGCCACCGCGTATGCGGAAAAATCGGGCTGGACGGCGCAGAAATTCATGGTGGCCGCCGCCAACCCGCTGGCGGCCGATGCCGGCTACCAGATGCTGAAACAGGGCGGCAGCGCCATCGACGCGGCCATCGCCACGCAGCTGGTGCTGACCCTGGTCGAGCCGCAATCGTCGGGCATCGGCGGCGGCGCCTTCCTGCTGTACTCGAGCGCCAAGGGCGTGCAGGCGTTCGACGGCCGCGAAACGGCGCCCGCCGCCGCCGACGAGCACCTGTTCCAGAACGCGGACGGCAGTCCCGTCTCGCGCGCCACCGGGGTGGTGGGCGGGCGTTCCGTGGGCGCGCCGGGCGTGCTGCGCATGCTGGAACTGGCGCACAAGGAGCACGGCAAGCTGCCGTGGGCGACCCTGTTCGGCCCCGCCATCAAGCTGGCGCAGGGCGGCTTCCCCGTCAGCCAGCGCCTGAACGGCCTGTTGAGCTGGGACCAGGCCCTGAAGCGCGACCCGGTCGCCGCCGCGTATTTCTATGACAAGCAAGGCCAGCCCTGGTCCGTCGGCCACGTGCTGAAAAACCCGCAGCTGGCGCGCACCCTGCGCGACATCGCCCGTGGCGGCGCCGACGCCTTTTACCAGGGCCGCATCGCGCGCGACATCGCCGCCAAGGTGGCGTCCCATCCCACCAATCCGGGCAAATTGACGGCGCAGGACATCGCCGGCTACCGCGCCAAGGTGCGCGTGCCCGTGTGCAGCGACTACAAGGCCTGGACCGTGTGCGGCATGCCGCCGCCATCGTCGGGCGGCATCGCCATCGCGCAGATGCTGGGCATGCTGGAAGTGAAGGATATCCGGCCGTATCCGCCCGTCGACGGCGTGCTCGATGCGCAAGCCATCCATTTATTCTCGGAAGCGGGGCGCCTGGCCTACGCGGACCGCAACCGCTACGTGGCCGACACGGATTTCGTGCCGCTGCCTGGCAACGGCATCGCGTCCATGCTCGATAAGAGCTACCTGGCGCAGCGCGCCGCACTGATCGGTGAAAAATCCATGGGCCGCGCCTTGCCCGGCACGCCGCCGGGCATGCAGGTGGCGTGGGGCATGGACAATGCGCTGCAGCGCCCGTCGACTTCGCACCTCGTGGCGGTGGATAAATTCGGCGGCGGCCTGTCGATGACCACCAGCGTGGAAGACGCGTTCGGCTCGCGCCAGATGGTCGACGGCTTCCTGCTGAATAACCAGCTGACGGATTTCTCGTTCGATTCGCGCGATGCGGACGGCCCCATCGCCAACCGCGTCGAGCCGGGCAAGCGCCCGCGCAGCGCCATGTCGCCCACCCTGGTGTTTGAAAAGGGCACGCAGAAGCTGGTGCTGGCCACGGGGTCGCCGGGCGGCTCGTCCATCATCAACTATGTCGCCAAGGTGCTGGTCGGCACCATGGACTGGGGCCTGAACGTGCAGCAGGCGATCAGCCTGCCGAACTTCGGCAGCCGCAACGGCCCGACGGAGCTGGAAAAGGGCCGCGCGCCCGCCGCCCAGGTCGAGGCGCTGCAGGCGATGGGCCACGAGGTGCGCGTGATCGAACAGAATTCCGGCTTGCAGGGCATCATGCGCCTGCATGCGCATGGCAAGGATTTCTGGTTTGGCGGCGCCGATCCGCGCCGCGAAGGCATGGTGCGGGGAGATTAA
- a CDS encoding 3-hydroxyacyl-CoA dehydrogenase, with product MQIQDNVFIITGGASGLGAATARMLTAAGGKVVLADVQTEAGQALAAELDGVFVQCDVTSEEDGMAVVAAATKLGTLRGLVNCAGVAPAVKTVGKDGPHPLALFQKVVNINLVGTFNMCRLAADAMAKQEATAEGERGVIINTASVAAYDGQIGQAAYASSKAAVVGLTLPMARDLSRNGIRVMTVAPGIFETPMLLGMPAEVQDALGKMVPFPSRLGKPGEYAQLVKAIVENVMLNGETIRLDGAIRMQPK from the coding sequence ATGCAAATTCAGGACAATGTATTCATCATCACGGGCGGCGCTTCGGGCCTGGGCGCGGCCACGGCGCGCATGTTGACGGCGGCCGGCGGCAAGGTCGTGCTGGCCGACGTGCAGACCGAGGCGGGCCAGGCGCTGGCCGCCGAACTGGACGGCGTGTTCGTGCAATGCGACGTCACGTCGGAAGAGGACGGCATGGCCGTAGTGGCGGCCGCCACCAAACTGGGCACCTTGCGCGGCCTCGTCAACTGCGCCGGCGTGGCGCCGGCCGTGAAAACCGTGGGCAAGGATGGCCCGCATCCGCTGGCGCTGTTCCAGAAGGTCGTCAACATCAACCTGGTGGGCACCTTCAATATGTGCCGCCTGGCGGCCGACGCCATGGCGAAACAGGAGGCGACGGCCGAAGGCGAGCGCGGCGTCATCATCAACACGGCTTCCGTGGCGGCCTATGACGGCCAGATCGGCCAGGCCGCGTATGCCTCGTCGAAGGCGGCCGTGGTGGGCCTGACCCTGCCGATGGCGCGCGACCTGTCGCGCAACGGCATCCGCGTGATGACGGTCGCTCCCGGCATTTTCGAAACGCCTATGCTGCTGGGCATGCCGGCCGAAGTGCAGGATGCGCTGGGCAAGATGGTGCCGTTCCCATCGCGCCTGGGCAAGCCCGGCGAGTACGCGCAGCTGGTCAAGGCCATCGTGGAAAACGTCATGCTCAATGGCGAGACCATTCGTCTGGATGGTGCCATCCGCATGCAGCCCAAGTAA